From one Peredibacter starrii genomic stretch:
- a CDS encoding LysR family transcriptional regulator, whose amino-acid sequence MVPLNYNQLYYFYKIAEQGSIALASKSVLISSPALSMQLKELEDSFGTPLFDRVGKKLVLTEAGTIVFEYARDIFKLGFELKDTLADRNKGQERTRIEIGCQDSIPKNVADELLAFLLETKSCKVLLKEGNREQLLKMQNEYKLDLILTNSVPQVDNSYIFESRLLAKEELIVVGHPKFKSKSKWPGILKEVPMVLPTYDSSSRQKLDLYFKKNNLVIDVIAEVEDKATEIDLALRGHGLISVMKKSVAHLLKEKVLVEFGPLTGVQEEIWMIIGKRKILNPLALHAMKNFTLSVK is encoded by the coding sequence ATGGTACCTTTAAATTACAATCAGCTTTATTACTTCTACAAAATCGCAGAACAAGGTTCTATAGCCTTGGCCTCTAAAAGTGTCCTCATTAGTTCACCTGCACTTTCCATGCAGTTAAAGGAACTTGAAGATTCTTTTGGCACTCCTTTATTTGATCGAGTGGGAAAGAAGCTCGTTTTAACTGAAGCGGGCACCATCGTTTTTGAATATGCCCGTGATATTTTTAAACTGGGATTTGAATTAAAAGACACCCTGGCCGATCGAAATAAAGGTCAGGAGAGAACTCGCATTGAAATTGGCTGTCAGGATTCCATCCCCAAAAATGTGGCCGATGAACTTCTGGCGTTTCTTCTAGAAACAAAATCCTGCAAAGTTTTATTGAAAGAAGGAAATCGCGAACAATTATTGAAAATGCAGAACGAGTACAAATTGGATCTCATCCTTACGAACTCTGTACCTCAAGTTGATAACTCTTATATTTTTGAATCTCGTCTTCTTGCTAAAGAAGAACTTATTGTGGTTGGACATCCTAAATTTAAATCAAAATCAAAGTGGCCAGGTATCTTGAAAGAAGTACCAATGGTGCTTCCAACTTATGATTCAAGTTCACGCCAAAAATTAGATCTCTATTTTAAAAAGAACAATCTGGTGATTGATGTAATTGCTGAAGTTGAAGATAAAGCAACTGAAATTGATCTTGCTCTACGTGGGCATGGACTGATCTCCGTCATGAAAAAGAGTGTAGCTCATCTTTTAAAAGAAAAAGTTTTGGTAGAATTTGGCCCACTCACTGGTGTTCAAGAAGAGATTTGGATGATCATTGGCAAACGTAAGATTCTGAATCCACTGGCGCTTCACGCGATGAAAAACTTTACTCTCTCAGTTAAGTAA
- the hpf gene encoding ribosome hibernation-promoting factor, HPF/YfiA family: MHVQVHYQNLENSPWMDEFITTRVSKLERYLGTAASIQVNLRMFKNRYVTSLAIHNRGHDYAFSSDGDNLYESFAAAVDKANRSLGEQKRKVKDRINRRYIPLKEVAA; the protein is encoded by the coding sequence ATGCATGTTCAAGTACACTATCAAAACCTAGAAAATTCACCTTGGATGGACGAGTTTATTACAACTCGAGTATCGAAGTTAGAGCGTTATCTTGGGACTGCGGCCAGCATCCAGGTTAATTTAAGAATGTTCAAAAATCGATACGTCACATCCCTTGCAATTCATAACAGAGGACACGATTATGCCTTCTCCTCAGATGGTGATAACTTGTATGAATCCTTTGCTGCGGCCGTTGATAAGGCCAATCGATCACTAGGAGAACAAAAACGTAAAGTTAAAGACAGAATTAATCGTAGATATATTCCACTAAAAGAAGTTGCTGCCTAA
- a CDS encoding transposase: MAKQLQLNVNKGNKGGRRPGSGRKRVHSKGVAHRKRELVLQRTPVHVNFKYRASIRNKESLKLLKRAIVNARSHGLRILHFSMQSNHIHLILEAVNNEVLTKGMRSLTVTFAKGLNKGRVQIERYHLHVLKTFRETKNAIQYVLFNQHRHEKGIYTKIDGYSSLIHLKEGFKIVQHYAQRMKITIEIKRQERWDLDVGQSYLTRRGLELLI, translated from the coding sequence ATGGCCAAACAACTTCAACTTAATGTCAATAAAGGAAACAAAGGTGGGAGAAGACCGGGATCAGGAAGAAAGAGGGTCCATTCAAAAGGTGTGGCCCACCGTAAACGCGAACTTGTGCTCCAAAGAACGCCAGTCCATGTAAACTTCAAATATCGAGCCTCCATTAGAAATAAGGAGTCTTTGAAGCTTTTGAAAAGGGCAATTGTGAATGCGCGATCGCATGGGCTAAGAATTTTGCATTTTTCAATGCAGAGTAATCACATTCATCTCATTCTTGAGGCCGTTAATAATGAAGTGCTCACAAAAGGAATGAGATCTCTCACTGTCACTTTCGCTAAAGGTCTCAATAAAGGTCGGGTCCAAATTGAACGATATCATCTTCATGTGCTCAAAACATTTAGAGAAACCAAGAACGCCATTCAGTATGTACTCTTTAATCAACATCGCCATGAAAAAGGCATATATACAAAGATCGATGGATACTCATCCCTCATTCATCTGAAGGAAGGGTTCAAGATCGTTCAGCACTATGCCCAAAGGATGAAGATAACTATTGAGATTAAAAGGCAGGAGAGATGGGATCTCGATGTCGGTCAAAGTTATCTTACAAGACGTGGACTTGAACTCCTCATCTGA